A segment of the Pelomicrobium methylotrophicum genome:
GGCCCGGGCGCGGGGCCGGTGGGAGTGAGCGAGAAGCTCCTGCCGTTTCTGCCCGTGCCCATCGTAACGGAGGAAGGCGGAGGGCTTCGGCTTTTGACCGAGCGCGACCGGCCCCAGACCATCGGGCGCCTGTCCGCCCACCTGGGCAACGCGGGCGTGCTTCTTCGGGCTTACGTCTATGCCCGCATGTTGGGCGCGGAAGGCATGCGCCGGGTGTCCGCCTTCGCCGCCCTCAACGCCAATTACCTCATGGTGCGGCTCAGGCAGGCAGGGTTCGAGTTGGCGTATCCCAGCCGGCGCGCGGGCCACGAGTTCGTGGTCACGCTCAAGCGCTTGAAGCAGGAGACCGGGGTGAGCGCCATGGATTTCGCCAAGCGGCTGCTCGACTACGGCTTTCACGCGCCCACCACCTATTTCCCTCTACTTGTCCCCGAATGCCTGCTCATCGAGCCCAGTGAGACCGAGTCCAAGCAGACCCTGGATGCGTTCGTGGAGGCGATGGTCCAGGTGGCGCGGGAAGCGCGCGAAGACCCCGAGCGGGTCAAGACCGCGCCCCACACCCTTCCCGTGAAGCGGCTCGACGAGACGCGCGCCGCGCGCGTGCTCGACCTGCGATGGAAGTGATCCGCCCGAGCGGCTGCGCTCAGGAAAAGCGGCTCCCAGGCACGTACAGGATGCCCTGTTCTACTTCCCGGACGGACTGAAGGCCGCGTACCGCTGGGGAAAAGCGTTCTCTGCCTCGGGGTCCGGGTCGCGTCGGTGCTGGCCCTCCGGGCCCTGTTCCTGCCCGCTTCGGGCACGGGCAAGCCCCTCATGGTGGCGAGCGTCTTACGGGTGCTCGTCGTGGCGCTGCTCAACTCCTCGATGGAAGCGGCGGTGGACCGGTGTCGCAGCAAAATCACCCCCTCGCCAAACGGGCCAAGGACATTGGCGGCGCGGCGGTGTTGGTGAGTGCGGTGAACGTCTCCGTCGTTTAGGCCTGCGTCATCCTCGGTTGAGTCCTGGTCGCCGGTTTCACCCGTTTCCCTGAACGCCTCCCGCCGGGAAACCGCGCACCCAGTGCAGGCTGTGGGGATGTGTTGACTCCACCTGTGACTGCGCCTCTTGAAGGACTTCGCTTCAGGATGCTCTGAGTTGAGAACTCGGGCTTCTTTGCTGAAATTTCCCTTCGCCGAGAAGCAAACTTCTATCAAATCATCAAGGTGCAGCTAAACAGGCAAGGCTCGGCTGTGGCTGCCACCGTTCTGGTTTTTCTCGCTGTTGTTGCTCCATGAGGAGACAAGTCTTTGTATTTTTGTGGTCTTCCTCAGCGGCATGAATATTGCGGAAAAGGGCTGCGCTCGAGCCGCAAAGGTTTGATTGTTTAACTACCAGGAGGAGTCAATGGCGTTCACCTACTTGAAGGGTCAATTGGAAGACTGGGTGGCTCAGCGGGAGCGGTGGGAAACTCGGCGTCAATTTGGTGCCGAAGGTCCAAATAACCGCCGGCTGTGGGTCTTGGCATGCATGGACGAGCGCTTGCCGGTGGATGAAGCGCTTGGCATCCGGTGCGACACGCCGGTCGGCGGTGGCGATGCCCATTTGTTCCGCAACGCTGGGGGCATTGTCACCGACGATGCCATTCGTTCGGCAATGCTGACAATCAACTTTTTTGGCACGCGGGAAATCGTGGTGCTGCAGCACACCGGCTGCGGGATGCTTTCAGCAAATGCGGCTGATCTTGAAAAGGCATTGCGTGACAAAGGAATTGACGTGGACAACGTGCCGATCGATCCCTCTTTGCCCGAACTCAAGCTCGAGAAGGGAGCGTTCGCAAAGTGGATCGGAATGATGGATGACGTGGACTTGACCTGTATTAAGTGCGTCGAGCTTTTGCGCAACCATCCACTCATACCGAAAGATGTGGTGATCAGTGGCTGGATTTGGGAAACGGAATTCCGCAGGCTGCGCAAGCCAGATCCGAACGCGGCGACCAGAGCGGTCACCCAGGCGACGGCTGCCTCCATGAAGGTGAAGGGTAAACAGCCTCCGCGCTGGTCATAGGCGACAAGGAGGGAGAGCGCGGGAGCGACCGACCAAGTTCGGGGCATGGACGCAAGCGCTCTCCCTCTTTCGGGAGTCTTCAACAGAGGAGGGAAGCGATTCCATGCCCACGTACGATTATCGCTGCCTCGCCTGCAATGCCGTCTTCGAAGTTCAACAGCGGATACGCGCTCCTGGTCCAGTTTGTCCCGCCTGCGGCGGTGCGACGCAAAAATTGATTCTTTCCGCGCCGGCGATCCACGACTCCTCGGCCGTCGGAAGGGAATTGGCGATGAGGTCCCTACCCGAGTGCGGAAAGGGATGCCGCTGCTGCCCCTAGGACAGGGCGCTGGGACGCGGACTGTAATTGCGCAAAGCGCTGCCATGGCTTGTGAGGGAGGAGTATGAGAGGTTCCGCGGTCTTTTTGATAAAAGCGTCTCGTTGGGACTCCTTGGGTGTCACGGCCTCCTTGCTGTGCATCGCCCATTGCTTAGCGCTGCCGGTGATCGCAGTGGTATTGCCCATTTTGGCCTTGGCGGAGATCGCAACTCACAGGGTACTGGTGTTGATTGTTTTCCTGATGGGCATTCTTGCCTTCGTGTCCGGTTACAAAAGGCATCGGAAACGAGGCGTGTGGATCGGCTGCGTGCTGGGCGTGGGCATGCTCTTGACTGCTGTATTGCTGCCGGAGCAGCTAGTGAGTGAAGCGCTCGAGACAGTGCTCACGGTAGCAGGCGGAGCGGTAATGATCGTCTCGCATGTCGCTAACGCGCGATTCTGTCGCGTCTGTTTGAACTGCGGCGAAGGCGGCTGCGGCGCGGTGTGAGAGTGACAAGACCTTCAAGCGGGGAGAGTGCGCTGACCAGCATTTGCGAGCGTGCCTTTCGGGAGTGCGAGAAGAGGGAGGAAGGAGAAAGAGATGACGCGGCTATTGTGCACAACGGTCTTCCTCGGCGCCTTGTTTTTTTATTCTGTAGCCCAGGCCGAACCGCAGCCTAGGGAAACAAGCCGCGGCTTGGGTCTCGATGTGGCGGTCGGTCTGATGCATGTCTCGCCTCAGATCGACTCTCCAGCGATCGGCGCCGACGCCAGCACCGAGACTAATCCGGTAGTCGGCCTGACGTACCATTTGAACGAAAGCATCGCGCTGAACACGGCACTCGGCATTACGCGGCATGAGTTTTCAGCGCCAGGCCTGGGGAACCTCGGCAAGGTCAGCCTTGCCCCGTTTCACGTGGTGGTCCAGTACCGTTTTCTGCCCGGGAGCGCCTTCAGGCCCTATGTGGGCGTGGGCGTCAATCGCACCGTATTCTTCCGGCAAGGCGGTCCTGTGTTCTCCCTGCTGGAGGACTTCAAGTCCAGCACCGGGCCGGTCCTGCAAGCGGGCTTCGACTATGCCTTGGGCAAACAGTACTTCCTAAATTTGGATTTCAAGAAGTTCTACATCGACACCGACGTGGTCTTCAAAGGGGGCTCCAAGGTAGAGACTATTGGTTTGGATCCCACAGTGATCAGC
Coding sequences within it:
- a CDS encoding beta-class carbonic anhydrase, translating into MAFTYLKGQLEDWVAQRERWETRRQFGAEGPNNRRLWVLACMDERLPVDEALGIRCDTPVGGGDAHLFRNAGGIVTDDAIRSAMLTINFFGTREIVVLQHTGCGMLSANAADLEKALRDKGIDVDNVPIDPSLPELKLEKGAFAKWIGMMDDVDLTCIKCVELLRNHPLIPKDVVISGWIWETEFRRLRKPDPNAATRAVTQATAASMKVKGKQPPRWS
- a CDS encoding FmdB family zinc ribbon protein, coding for MPTYDYRCLACNAVFEVQQRIRAPGPVCPACGGATQKLILSAPAIHDSSAVGRELAMRSLPECGKGCRCCP
- a CDS encoding MerC domain-containing protein is translated as MGVTASLLCIAHCLALPVIAVVLPILALAEIATHRVLVLIVFLMGILAFVSGYKRHRKRGVWIGCVLGVGMLLTAVLLPEQLVSEALETVLTVAGGAVMIVSHVANARFCRVCLNCGEGGCGAV
- a CDS encoding OmpW/AlkL family protein; this translates as MTRLLCTTVFLGALFFYSVAQAEPQPRETSRGLGLDVAVGLMHVSPQIDSPAIGADASTETNPVVGLTYHLNESIALNTALGITRHEFSAPGLGNLGKVSLAPFHVVVQYRFLPGSAFRPYVGVGVNRTVFFRQGGPVFSLLEDFKSSTGPVLQAGFDYALGKQYFLNLDFKKFYIDTDVVFKGGSKVETIGLDPTVISAAIGYRF